A window from Diachasmimorpha longicaudata isolate KC_UGA_2023 chromosome 5, iyDiaLong2, whole genome shotgun sequence encodes these proteins:
- the Beta-spec gene encoding spectrin beta chain isoform X11, whose product MTTDISVVRTGWDPTLQQEIVDEYEYDGGNSSSRLFERSRIKALAGERETVQKKTFQKWVNSHLVRCSCRIGDLYVDLRDGKMLIKLLEILSGERLPRPTKGKMRIHCLENVDKALQFLREQRVHLENMGSHDIVDGNPRLSLGLIWTIILRFQIQDITIKETPNQETKSAKDALLLWCQMKTAGYHNVNVRNFTTSWRDGLAFNAIIHKHRPDLIQFDRLSRSNAIYNLNNAFNVAEDKLGLTKLLDAEDIFVDHPDEKSIITYVVTYYHSFSKMKQDTVHGKRIGKVVGIAMENDRMIHEYESMTSDLLRWIEGTIEALGDRNFANSLVGVQSQLSQFSNYRTIEKPPKFVEKGNLEVLLFTLQSKMRANNQKPYLPKEGKMISDINKAWERLEKAEHERELALREELIRQEKLEQLAARFNRKASMRETWLSENQRLVSQDNFGFDLAAVEAAAKKHEAIETDIFAYEERVQAVMAVSQELEAENYHDILKINERKVNVLRLWNYLLELLRARRMRLELSLQLQQNFQEMLYILDSMEELKQRLLTDDYGKHLMGVEDLLQKHSLVEADINVLGERVKAVVQQSQRFLEPGEDYRPCDPAIIVERVQQLEDAYSELVRLAVERRARLEESRKLWQFYWDMADEENWIKEKEQIVSTGDIGHDLTTINLLLSKHKALENEIQSHDAQLMSVAAIGDELVRQEHFGSRSIQERLKEILSMWNHLLDLAAFRRKRLEEAVDFHQLFADADDIDIWMLDTLRLVSSEDVGRDEANVQSLLKKHKDVTDELKNYAATIEQLHQQASGLGEHDAKSPEVLERLASIDSRYKELLELAKLRKQRLLDALSLYKLFSESDGVEQWIGEKNRMLDTMVPAKDIEDVEIMKHRYDGFEKEMNSNASRVAVVNQLARQLLHVEHPNSTEIVKRQNELNQKWADLREKAEGKREALNSAHGVQTFHIECRETVSWIEDKKRILQQTDSLEMDLTGVMTLQRRLSGMERDLAAIQAKLDALEKEAQSIEQEHPEEAALIRERITQIQTIWEELTQMLKERDAKLEEAGDLHRFLRDLDHFQTWLTKTQTDVASEDTPTSLADAEKLLTQHQNIKEEIDNYTDDYTKMMEYGERLTAEAGDGDTQYMFLRERLNALKMGWEELHQMWANRQNLLSNSLNLQVFDRDARQAEVLLSQQEHHLAKDETPSNFEQAENMIKRHEAFMTTMDANDEKINSVVQFAARLVDEGHFAADKVKKKAENINDRRNINHEKANQLMEKLRDQLQLQMFLQDCEELGEWVQEKHITAQDETYRSAKTVHSKWTRHQAFEAEIASNKDRLEQLQRAAEELISQKPELTDVIKPKVSELADQFEELETTTHDKGERLFDANREVLIHQTCDDIDSWMNELEKQIESTDTGSDLASVNILMQKQQMIETQMAVKARQVTELDKQAEHLQRTTPDDKMEEIKFKKEKVAQRFAQLKEPLVDRQRQLEKKKEAFQFRRDVEDEKLWIAEKMPQATSTEYGNSLFNVHMLKKKNQSLRTEIENHEPRINAVCNNGQKLIDEGHEATPEFQRLISELNEKWRELKEAIGDRNKHLLQNEKAQQYFFDSTEAESWMSEQELYMMVEDRGKDEISAQNLMKKHESLEHAVEDYAETIRQLGETARQLINDQHPLADQIAVKQSQVDKLYAGLKDLAGERRAKLDEALQLFMLNREVDDLEQWINERELVAGSQELGQDYDHVTLLWERFKEFARDTETIGSERVAAVNGIADSLIATGHSDAATIAEWKDGLNEVWQDLLELIETRTQMLAASRELHKFFHDCKDVLGRILEKQNAMSDELGRDAGSVSALQRKHGNFIQDLSTLQNQVTQIQEESSKLQASYAGDKASEITNREAEVVAAWNNLQALCEGRKAKLEDTGDLFRFFNMVRTLMIWMDDVIRQMNTSEKPRDVSGVELLMNNHQSLKAEIDTREDNLLTCINLGKDLLARNHYASSQIKEKLTALTDHRNALLHRWEERWENLQLILEVYQFARDAAVAEAWLIAQEPYLMSQELGHTIDEVENLIKKHEAFEKSAAAQEERFSALERLTTFELKELKRREQEREEEERRKKEEAAAAEAARLAKATPVTSPDEPTSERAEADGVTSGERGDDDHA is encoded by the exons ATGACGACCGACATCTCAGTGGTGCGTACGGGATGGGATCCTACGCTACAACAGGAGATTGTCGACGAGTACGAATACGATGGAGGAAATTCGAGTTCAAGATTATTCGAACGATCGCGAATCAAGGCGTTAGCCG GTGAACGTGAAACAGTACAAAAGAAAACATTTCAAAAATGGGTCAATTCCCATTTAGTCCGTTGCTCCTGTCGAATAGGCGATCTTTACGTCGACCTTCGCGACGGAAAAATGCTGATAAAACTCCTTGAAATTCTCTCCGGTGAGCGTCTCCCCCGTCCAACAAAAGGCAAAATGAGAATTCACTGCCTTGAAAATGTGGATAAAGCCCTGCAGTTTCTTCGAGAGCAGCGTGTACATCTGGAGAACATGGGTTCCCACGACATTGTGGATGGAAATCCTCGGTTGTCCCTCGGTCTCATCTGGACAATAATCCTTCGTTTCCAGATCCAAGACATTACCATCAAGGAAACACCCAATCAAGAGACTAAATCCGCAAAGGATGCCTTGTTACTCTGGTGCCAGATGAAAACAGCTGGCTATCACAACGTTAATGTCAGAAATTTTACGACTTCCTGGCGAGACGGATTGGCATTCAATGCTATTATTCACAAACATCGTCCCGATTTGATTCAATTCGACAGACTATCAAGGTCAAATGCAATCTACAACTTGAACAATGCATTCAATGTCGCTGAGGACAAACTTGGTCTCACAAAGCTCCTCGATGCTGAGGACATATTCGTTGATCATcctgatgaaaaatcaattatcactTACGTCGTGACCTACTATCACTCCTTCTCGAAGATGAAGCAGGACACTGTTCATGGTAAGCGTATTGGCAAGGTAGTGGGTATAGCAATGGAGAATGATCGGATGATTCACGAGTATGAGAGCATGACAAGTGATCTCCTGCGTTGGATCGAGGGAACCATTGAGGCCCTAGGGGATAGAAACTTTGCTAACTCCCTGGTGGGAGTTCAATCACAGCTGTCACAGTTCTCCAATTACAGAACAATCGAGAAGCCACCGAAGTTCGTGGAAAAGGGTAATCTAGAAGTGCTTTTGTTCACCCTTCAGTCGAAGATGAGGGCCAACAATCAGAAGCCCTATTTACCAAAAGAAGGAAAGATGATATCTGATATCAATAAGGCCTGGGAGAGACTCGAGAAGGCCGAGCACGAGCGAGAGCTTGCTCTTCGTGAAGAACTCATACGCCAGGAGAAGCTTGAACAGTTGGCAGCGAGATTCAATAGAAAGGCGAGCATGAGGGAGACTTGGTTATCTGAGAACCAGAGACTTGTTTCCCAGGATAACTTTGGATTTGACCTTGCTGCGGTGGAAGCAGCTGCTAAGAAACACGAAGCCATTGAAACAGATATATTTGCTTATGAAGAACGAGTTCAGGCTGTCATGGCCGTGTCTCAAGAGTTAGAAGCTGAGAACTATCACGATATTCTGAAGATCAATGAGAGGAAGGTGAATGTCCTTCGTCTCTGGAATTATCTCCTCGAACTCCTCAGAGCTAGAAGAATGAGACTAGAACTGTCCCTTCAGCTTCAACAGAACTTCCAGGAGATGCTGTACATATTGGATAGCATGGAGGAACTCAAGCAGAGACTTTTAACTGATGACTATGGTAAGCATTTGATGGGAGTGGAGGATCTGCTGCAGAAGCACTCACTTGTGGAAGCCGATATAAATGTCCTTGGCGAACGTGTGAAGGCAGTCGTCCAGCAGAGCCAGAGATTCCTGGAACCAGGGGAGGACTATCGTCCCTGTGATCCGGCGATAATCGTTGAGCGTGTACAGCAGCTTGAGGATGCTTACTCAGAGCTAGTTCGTCTTGCTGTTGAACGTCGAGCTAGACTCGAGGAATCCAGAAAGCTCTGGCAATTCTACTGGGATATGGCTGACGAGGAGAACTGGATTAAGGAGAAGGAGCAAATTGTTTCCACTGGAGACATTGGTCACGACCTCACGACAATTAATCTTCTGTTATCCAAGCACAAGGCATTGGAGAATGAGATACAATCCCATGACGCACAACTCATGTCAGTGGCTGCTATTGGTGATGAGCTCGTTCGTCAAGAGCACTTCGGTTCACGCAGCATTCAAGAAAGACTCAAGGAGATTCTCTCCATGTGGAATCACCTGCTGGATTTGGCCGCCTTCAGGCGTAAGCGTCTGGAGGAAGCCGTTGATTTCCATCAACTTTTCGCTGATGCTGATGACATCGACATCTGGATGCTGGATACATTGAGACTTGTCTCGTCTGAAGATGTCGGTAGGGATGAGGCTAATGTTCAGTCACTTTTGAAAAAGCACAAGGATGTTACTGATGAGCTAAAGAACTACGCTGCAACCATCGAACAACTTCATCAACAGGCGTCTGGCCTTGGTGAGCACGATGCTAAATCTCCGGAAGTACTTGAAAGACTCGCATCTATCGATTCTCGTTACAAGGAACTACTGGAGCTTGCTAAACTACGAAAACAGAGACTCCTGGATGCATTGTCATTATACAAGCTCTTTAGTGAGTCTGACGGTGTTGAGCAGTGGATTGGTGAGAAAAATCGTATGTTGGATACAATGGTACCAGCCAAGGATATCGAGGATGTGGAGATAATGAAGCATCGTTATGATGGCTTTGAGAAAGAGATGAATTCTAATGCATCGAGAGTTGCTGTTGTCAATCAACTTGCTAGACAGCTTCTACACGTTGAACATCCCAACTCGACGGAAATTGTCAAGCGTCAGAATGAGCTCAATCAGAAATGGGCCGATTTGAGAGAGAAGGCTGAGGGTAAACGTGAGGCACTTAATTCAGCACATGGTGTCCAGACATTCCACATTGAGTGTCGTGAGACTGTCTCCTGGATTGAAGATAAGAAGAGAATTCTTCAGCAGACTGATAGCCTGGAGATGGATCTTACTGGGGTCATGACCCTTCAGAGAAGACTCAGCGGCATGGAGAGAGATTTGGCTGCCATTCAGGCAAAGCTGGATGCCCTGGAGAAAGAGGCGCAGTCCATTGAGCAAGAGCATCCTGAGGAGGCTGCTTTGATTCGTGAGAGAATTACTCAAATTCAAACCATATGGGAGGAGCTCACTCAGATGCTCAAGGAACGTGATGCCAAGCTCGAGGAGGCTGGCGATCTTCATAGATTCCTTCGTGATCTCGATCACTTCCAGACTTGGCTCACCAAGACTCAAACTGATGTCGCCAGTGAGGACACACCAACCAGTCTCGCTGACGCTGAAAAACTTCTCACTCAGCATCAAAACATCAAGGAGGAAATTGATAACTATACTGATGATTACACCAAGATGATGGAGTACGGTGAGAGATTGACTGCTGAGGCTGGAGATGGAGATACTCAGTACATGTTCCTTCGTGAACGTCTTAATGCCCTGAAGATGGGATGGGAGGAATTGCACCAGATGTGGGCAAACAGGCAAAACTTACTATCAAATTCTCTCAATCTTCAGGTGTTTGATCGTGACGCAAGGCAGGCTGAAGTCCTCTTGTCACAGCAGGAGCATCATCTCGCCAAGGACGAGACCCCCTCGAACTTCGAGCAAGCTGAGAACATGATAAAACGTCATGAGGCCTTCATGACCACAATGGACGCTAACGACGAGAAAATTAACTCAGTCGTTCAATTTGCGGCTAGACTCGTTGATGAGGGCCACTTTGCAGCCGATAAAGTGAAGAAGAAGGCTGAGAATATCAACGATAGGAGAAATATCAATCATGAGAAGGCTAATCAGCTGATGGAGAAGCTGAGAGATCAGCTACAGCTACAAATGTTCCTCCAGGACTGCGAAGAACTTGGTGAATGGGTGCAGGAGAAGCACATAACAGCACAGGACGAGACGTACAGAAGTGCGAAGACAGTTCACAGCAAGTGGACTCGCCATCAAGCCTTCGAGGCTGAAATAGCAAGTAACAAGGATCGTTTGGAGCAACTGCAACGCGCTGCTGAAGAACTCATCAGCCAGAAGCCCGAGCTCACTGACGTCATCAAGCCCAAAGTATCTGAACTTGCTGATCAGTTTGAGGAACTCGAAACAACAACTCACGATAAGGGAGAACGTCTGTTCGATGCTAATCGCGAAGTTCTCATCCACCAGACCTGCGATGACATTGACTCCTGGATGAATGAGCTTGAGAAGCAGATTGAGAGCACTGATACTGGATCAGATCTTGCATCTGTCAACATTCTCATGCAGAAGCAGCAGATGATCGAGACCCAGATGGCGGTGAAGGCTCGTCAAGTGACTGAATTGGATAAGCAAGCTGAGCATCTCCAACGTACAACTCCAGATGATAAAATGGAAGAGATCAAATTCAAGAAGGAGAAGGTCGCACAACGATTCGCCCAGCTCAAAGAGCCCCTCGTCGATCGTCAACGACAGCTGGAGAAGAAGAAGGAAGCCTTCCAGTTCCGTCGTGATGTTGAGGATGAGAAACTCTGGATCGCCGAGAAGATGCCACAGGCAACAAGTACAGAGTACGGAAATTCTCTGTTCAACGTGCACATGCTGAAGAAGAAGAACCAGTCCCTCCGAACAGAGATTGAGAATCACGAGCCAAGGATCAACGCTGTTTGCAACAATGGCCAGAAATTAATagacgagggtcacgaggccACTCCAGAATTCCAACGTCTCATTTCCGAGCTTAACGAGAAGTGGCGTGAACTGAAGGAAGCTATCGGTGATCGCAACAAGCACTTGTTGCAGAATGAAAAAGCCCAGCAGTACTTCTTTGATTCGACAGAAGCTGAATCCTGGATGAGTGAACAAGAGCTTTACATGATGGTTGAGGATCGTGGAAAGGACGAGATCTCTGCCCAGAACTTGATGAAGAAGCACGAGTCCTTGGAGCATGCTGTTGAGGACTATGCAGAGACCATCAGGCAGCTTGGCGAGACAGCTCGACAATTGATCAACGATCAGCATCCGCTGGCCGATCAGATAGCTGTAAAGCAATCCCAGGTTGATAAACTATATGCTGGACTGAAGGACCTCGCAGGGGAGAGACGAGCAAAACTCGATGAAGCTCTACAACTCTTCATGCTGAACCGCGAGGTCGATGATTTGGAGCAGTGGATCAATGAGCGAGAACTGGTGGCTGGTAGCCAGGAGCTCGGCCAGGACTACGACCATGTGACACTTCTCTgggagagattcaaggagtttGCCAGGGATACCGAGACCATTGGCTCAGAGAGAGTAGCTGCTGTGAATGGTATTGCTGATTCACTGATTGCAACAGGACACTCTGATGCTGCCACTATTGCAGAATGGAAGGACGGGCTCAACGAGGTCTGGCAAGATCTTCTTGAGCTCATTGAGACAAGGACACAGATGCTGGCGGCCAGTCGGGAACTGCACAAGTTCTTCCATGATTGTAAGGACGTTCTTGGAAGGATCTTGGAGAAGCAAAACGCAATGTCTGATGAGCTTGGACGTGATGCTGGATCTGTCTCGGCACTTCAACGTAAACATGGAAATTTCATTCAGGATCTATCGACACTGCAGAATCAGGTGACGCAAATTCAAGAGGAGTCGTCTAAGTTGCAGGCCAGTTATGCTGGTGACAAGGCCAGTGAGATTACTAACAGGGAGGCTGAGGTGGTAGCAGCTTGGAATAATCTCCAGGCACTTTGTGAGGGACGAAAAGCCAAGCTTGAGGACACCGGGGATCTCTTTAGATTCTTTAATATGGTCAGGACACTCATGATATGGATGGACGATGTCATCAGACAGATGAATACTTCGGAAAAGCCCAGAGATGTTTCCGGGGTTGAGTTGTTGATGAATAATCATCAGAGTTTGAAGGCTGAAATTGATACCAGGGAGGATAATCTGCTGACGTGCATCAATCTAGGAAAGGATTTGTTGGCCAGAAATCATTATGCCAGCTCGCAGATTAAGGAAAAATTGACAGCCCTGACTGATCACAGAAATGCATTGTTGCATCGATGGGAGGAACGCTGGGAGAATCTTCAGTTGATTTTGGAAGTCTATCAGTTTGCTAGggatgctgctgttgctgagGCCTGGCTTATTGCTCAGGAGCCGTATCTCATGAGTCAGGAGTTGGGGCACACTATTGATGAAGTCGAGAATCTCATCAAGAAACACGAGGCATTCGAGAAATCGGCAGCTGCACAGGAGGAACGTTTCAGTGCCTTGGAACGACTTACCACG TTCGAGCTGAAAGAATTGAAGAGACGAGAGCAAGAAcgtgaggaggaggagagacGCAAGAAGGAGGAAGCAGCAGCAGCTGAGGCAGCAAGATTGGCTAAAGCCACACCAGTAACGAGTCCGGATGAACCCACGAGTGAACG AGCCGAAGCAGACGGTGTGACGAGTGGTGAACGCGGAGACGACGATCACG CATGA